From the Martelella mediterranea DSM 17316 genome, one window contains:
- a CDS encoding taurine ABC transporter ATP-binding protein: MVLEINRASVVYPSASGNAPVEALREIDLSLGEGDFVVALGASGCGKSTLLNLIAGFLSPTSGEILLDGHKVEGPGADRSVVFQKHALMPWLTVRENVAFGLKLQGRPKAERDQIAEKFIALLGLTGFEDSPIYALSGGMQQRIGIARALTCDPRVLLMDEPLGALDALTREKAQELILKIWDNTRKTVFFITHSVEEALFMGTKLIVMSPRPGRITHRFDLPFSRQFIEGAKAREVKASPEFIKLREEVLSIIFADEEDAA; this comes from the coding sequence ATGGTGTTGGAAATCAACAGGGCCTCCGTCGTCTATCCCTCCGCCAGCGGAAACGCGCCGGTGGAGGCGCTCCGGGAGATCGACCTTTCGCTTGGCGAAGGCGATTTCGTCGTGGCGCTCGGCGCTTCGGGTTGCGGAAAATCGACGCTTCTCAATCTCATCGCGGGTTTCCTGTCGCCGACCAGCGGCGAGATCCTGCTGGACGGCCACAAGGTCGAGGGCCCCGGCGCCGACCGCTCGGTGGTGTTCCAGAAGCACGCGCTGATGCCGTGGCTGACGGTGCGCGAAAACGTCGCCTTCGGGCTGAAGCTGCAGGGCCGCCCCAAGGCCGAGCGCGACCAGATCGCCGAAAAATTCATCGCGCTGCTCGGCCTTACGGGCTTCGAGGATTCCCCGATCTATGCGCTTTCGGGCGGCATGCAGCAGCGCATCGGCATTGCCCGGGCGCTGACCTGCGACCCGCGCGTGCTGCTGATGGACGAGCCGCTGGGCGCGCTCGACGCGCTGACGCGCGAAAAGGCCCAGGAACTCATTCTGAAAATCTGGGACAACACCAGAAAGACTGTGTTCTTCATTACCCACAGCGTCGAGGAAGCGCTCTTCATGGGCACGAAGCTGATCGTGATGTCGCCGCGCCCCGGCCGCATCACCCACCGCTTCGACCTGCCATTTTCACGCCAGTTCATCGAGGGTGCCAAAGCGCGCGAGGTCAAGGCCTCGCCCGAATTCATCAAACTGCGCGAGGAGGTGCTCTCCATCATCTTCGCCGACGAGGAAGATGCGGCATGA
- a CDS encoding ABC transporter permease subunit produces the protein MSDITKTKPAETEGPAPRRKSGGLIARLAKGRATRPGETYGVPGYGDTVILSFVTILVLIGIWWAVTALGLVKPLFVPSPVAIVAKFFDTMQNGFTGTPLYVHILISAARVFSAFLLACVIGIPLGLAMGMSPLVRGIFDPPIEFYRPIPPLAYLPLMIIWFGIGETSKVLLIFLSVFAPVALGARSGVKSAAIEQIHAAYSFGASRWKVMRYVILPSALPEILTAMRIGIGFGWTTLVAAEMVAATKGIGYMVLSASQFLQTPTVIMGIIVIAAIAYAFDMLMRFLERRLVPWKGKA, from the coding sequence ATGAGCGATATCACCAAGACCAAGCCGGCGGAGACAGAAGGTCCCGCGCCGCGCAGGAAAAGCGGCGGCCTCATCGCGCGCCTTGCCAAGGGGCGGGCGACGCGGCCGGGCGAGACCTACGGCGTGCCGGGCTATGGCGACACGGTGATCCTCAGCTTCGTCACCATCCTCGTCCTGATCGGGATCTGGTGGGCTGTCACCGCGCTCGGGCTGGTAAAGCCGCTATTCGTACCGTCGCCGGTGGCGATCGTGGCGAAGTTCTTCGACACGATGCAGAACGGTTTCACCGGCACGCCGCTCTACGTCCATATCCTGATTTCCGCCGCCCGCGTGTTCAGCGCTTTTCTTCTGGCCTGCGTGATTGGCATACCGCTGGGGCTTGCCATGGGCATGAGCCCGCTGGTGCGTGGCATTTTCGATCCGCCGATCGAATTCTACCGCCCGATCCCGCCGCTTGCCTATCTGCCGCTGATGATCATCTGGTTCGGCATTGGCGAGACCTCCAAGGTGCTGCTGATCTTCCTGTCGGTGTTCGCGCCGGTGGCGCTCGGCGCCCGTTCCGGGGTCAAATCGGCGGCGATCGAGCAGATCCATGCCGCCTATTCCTTCGGCGCCAGCCGCTGGAAGGTGATGCGCTACGTGATCCTGCCGTCCGCCCTGCCGGAAATCCTGACCGCCATGCGCATCGGCATCGGCTTCGGCTGGACCACGCTGGTGGCCGCCGAAATGGTCGCCGCCACCAAGGGCATCGGCTACATGGTGCTGTCGGCCTCGCAATTCCTGCAGACCCCGACGGTGATCATGGGCATCATCGTGATCGCGGCCATTGCCTATGCCTTCGACATGCTGATGCGCTTTCTCGAGCGCAGGCTGGTGCCATGGAAGGGCAAGGCTTAA